The following coding sequences lie in one Hydrogenophaga sp. PBL-H3 genomic window:
- a CDS encoding DUF6152 family protein, translating into MQRREFVQLAALLGSGGGIADALAHHGWSSFDQSRPVYLEGKAADVRWRNPHVELALELPETLRVPADLAQRALPAQTAGVDGPALLAKAVVPTRRDRRWEVELAPLFRLGQW; encoded by the coding sequence ATGCAACGTCGTGAATTTGTGCAATTGGCAGCGCTGCTGGGCAGTGGCGGCGGTATCGCGGACGCCCTGGCACACCATGGCTGGAGCAGCTTTGATCAGAGCCGCCCGGTCTACCTGGAAGGCAAGGCTGCCGATGTGAGATGGCGCAACCCGCACGTCGAACTGGCGCTTGAGCTGCCCGAGACACTGCGTGTGCCTGCCGATCTCGCCCAACGAGCACTGCCAGCGCAGACCGCCGGTGTGGACGGGCCTGCCTTGCTGGCCAAGGCGGTGGTGCCGACCCGGCGCGATCGCCGATGGGAAGTCGAGTTGGCGCCGCTGTTTCGACTCGGGCAGTGGTAG
- the adk gene encoding adenylate kinase codes for MRLILLGAPGAGKGTQATFICQKYGIPQISTGDMLRAAVKAGTPLGLQAKAVMESGGLVSDDLIINLVKERIAQPDCVGGFLFDGFPRTIPQADAMKAAGVKLDYVLEIDVPFDAIIERMSGRRSHPASGRTYHVKFNPPKVEGKDDVTGEPLIQREDDKEETVKKRLEVYSAQTRPLVDYYSSWARTDAAAAPQYRAISGMGSVEDITARAFEALSK; via the coding sequence GGGACGCAGGCGACGTTCATTTGCCAGAAGTACGGCATTCCCCAGATTTCCACTGGCGACATGCTGCGTGCCGCAGTCAAGGCAGGCACTCCACTGGGACTGCAAGCCAAGGCTGTCATGGAATCTGGCGGTCTGGTCAGCGACGACCTGATCATCAATCTGGTGAAGGAGCGCATTGCGCAGCCCGACTGCGTGGGAGGTTTCCTGTTCGACGGCTTCCCCCGCACGATCCCCCAGGCCGACGCCATGAAGGCCGCCGGCGTCAAGCTCGACTATGTGCTGGAGATCGACGTGCCCTTTGACGCGATCATTGAGCGCATGAGCGGGCGCCGCTCGCATCCTGCGTCGGGCCGCACCTACCACGTGAAATTCAACCCACCCAAGGTCGAAGGCAAGGACGACGTGACCGGCGAGCCGCTCATCCAGCGCGAAGACGACAAAGAAGAGACCGTGAAAAAGCGGCTGGAGGTGTACAGCGCCCAGACCCGCCCGCTGGTGGATTACTACAGCAGTTGGGCGCGCACCGACGCCGCTGCGGCCCCACAATACCGCGCCATCAGCGGCATGGGCTCGGTCGAAGACATCACGGCGCGCGCCTTCGAGGCCCTCTCGAAGTAA